In Remersonia thermophila strain ATCC 22073 chromosome 3, whole genome shotgun sequence, the following proteins share a genomic window:
- a CDS encoding 40S ribosomal protein eS24, producing the protein MADSDSPVTLRTRKFIRNPLLGRKQMVVDILHPNRANISKDELRDKLATMYKAQKDQISVFGLRTQFGGGKTTGFALIYDSPEAMKKFEPQYRLVRVGLATKAERASRQQRKQRKNRQKTLRGTAKVKGAKAKKEK; encoded by the exons ATGGCTGACTCCGACTCCCCCGTCACGCTGCGCACGCGCAAGTTCATTCGCAACCCTCTGCTTGGCCGGAAGCAGATGGTCGT TGACATCCTCCACCCCAACCGTGCCAACATCTCCAAGGATGAGCTCCGCGACAAGCTGGCCACCATGTACAAGGCCCAGAAGGACCAGATCAGCGTCTTCGGTCTCCGGACCCAGTTCGGTGGCGGCAAGACCACCGGCTTCGCCCTCATCTATGATTCCCCCGAGGCCATGAAGAAGTTCGAGCCCCAGTACAGGCTGGTCCGTGTCGGCCTggccaccaaggccgagcgggCCAGCAGGCAGCAGC GCAAGCAGCGCAAGAACAGGCAGAAGACTCTGCGCGGCACGGCGAAGGTCAAGGGTgccaaggcgaagaaggagaaATAA